CTCACACCATGTGTTCATAATCACAAGTCGATTTTGTTGACAGCACTGAATCAGGCGGTCACCAGCCTCATTACGATTTCCTAGATCAGACTTGCCCACAGCTGGTAATTCTTCTCTGTCGCCTACTTTTGCATTGTCCCTAGCAATGAAGATGGTGTCTTTGgctgtctttgttttttctttttttgacacttttccactgtagctgggacatccatagagccccagttacaggggaaaacatgccCCTGTAGAGacaatagtcactgacagagctgatgagggtctgctaggaccctttAGCTCTGCTGTGTCAGAGGATTCCGGCGGTCATATGACCGCCAGCTCGCGTAgagaagttatacttccacttttaaAAACGTCTCCCTTCTcctttgggttctcagctgtcactaacagctgccaCCCcgtcctgcttctgcttgattgcagaagctttaatcccgcaCTGTAGTTTTACTATCGGACAGTATTAAAGCCCAGCACCAAGGACcaagtaaatttacagcgcttggtccttaatgggttaatgtgcAGTATCTAACAAACAAGTGCTTTGTTGTCCCACATAGGGTAATTCACAACTGCTACAACAGACCCAAttataaaaaatattacaatACAGATTCATCAGTTACTCAGTGTCaaatttttacacaatttttaacaCGATCTCCAGGAAGACTGCATGAACAGCTGCGTAGATCCTTTGTTGCACTACATGGTTTCAAAGGCACACGAAAGATGTGAATTAAATATCTCCAGGATAGTCTTTTCCGCAACGTGCAccctgcatagtactgtactatgTTGTGGTCTTAATGAATTGGATTTTTCCATACCTGTATTAGTGTTAAAAGCTGTTTGACCGCCTTTTCACTTCAAAAACAGAAAGGCTAGTTTCAGTCCTGGctatcaggttccctttaaatggccaCTAACTATTCAACAAACTTGTGCTTATTATGATAGCCAGGGTGATAACTGGAAAAAGGGCAAATTATTTTAtatacctaaaatgatgtttttgttaaaaaaaaaactctctaaAGTGTTGGTCATTAGAGGGTCTCACTTCtttctaacttgctgtccacaGGTTGTTGTCATCCTTCTCTAGCAGTAAAGATAATGAGATGCGTTATAGGAAATGGAGAGGGAGTGGGATCTTTGCTTCCgtcacatgctgcccatagatgtctatggagagatgagggggagggagctgctggaggaagacTGATTGCTTAAATTAAGCGAGTCTCTAAATGCTTACAGGTATATGTTTCTCCCACTTGCTAATCTGTGTAACAATGGATTAGAAGgtagttaaatgggttttccagggagtATGCTACTGAtgacataggtcatcaatagttggcctgctggggtccgtcactcgggacctcgaccgatcagctgagtgggtgcatgctgtcagcgccgcaaatgcagaggtcagagctgaagcagtggaagtctctgcgccaatcaatgtgtagtggccggcgcttgtaactgcaggaacgactctcattgaaatcagcacgcctgcagttacaagcgccgacccCTACAGTGGGGTTGGCATGGAGACGTCCGCTGCTCCCGCTCCGATCTCTGTgcatttgcagcgctgacagcatgcgcctatTGAGCTGATCGGTCAAGGTCCCGAGCGAcgaaccccagacgatcaactattgatgacctataggataggtcatcaatagtgtgttccctggaaatcccctttaaacaGACATAACTGAAATGCTGGTCCACTGATAACTGTTCAGTGAAGAGTAGGAAACATCTTTTACAAGCTCAGTCCTCTGTTTACTTTATCTGCCAACCCTACAAAACTTTTTGTCTACTTTGGAATGGACTTGACTGCGTCATAAACTTTGTTGACTAACATGTAAGACTATTAGGTCTTCTGGCACTTAAAATttagaacaaacaaaaaaaattggccTTGAAGTATAACAATATTCTCTGTTTTCCTCACCAGAAACCACAAAGTGAATGAAGATATAAACCCCGCGGCAATGACAACAGCCGAAAGCTATGAAGACTACAATCATACTGCTTTTGATTACGACAGTCATGAAGAAGTTTGTATGAAGCATGACATTCGGAGATTTGCTTCCGTTTTCCTCCCGGCGTTCTACTCGGTGGCGTTTGTGGTTGGCGTAGCTGGCAATTCCTTAGTAGTTGCCATTTATGCATAttataagaaaataaaaactaaaacgGATGTCTACCTGCTGAATCTCGCAGTGGCAGATCTACTGCTGCTCTTCACCCTTCCTTTTTGGGCCGTAGATGCTTCCATTGGTTGGCAGTTTGGGAAAGCAATGTGCAAGATGACCTCCGCTTTGTACACCGTAAACTTCAGCTCAGGCATGCAGTTCCTGGCTTGCATTAGCTTGGACAGATACTTCGCTGTACTCAGAGTATCAACCAATCAAAATTTCAGAAGAAGATGTTGGGCCATTTGTCTTTTTGTATGGATCACTTCAGTGTTGCTGAGCATCCCCGATTTACAATTTGGTGAAGTAAGGGAACACAATGGAAAGAATGCCTGCCTACCAACATACCCGAAAGATTCGGTAAAGGAGGTCACTGCCTTCATTCAGATTCTGGAAACTGTGTGCTGCTTTGCAATCCCTTTCGTTATCATGCTGTACTGCTATTCGGCCATAGCCAAAGTCCTGGTTAAAACACCGAACATCAAAAGATCTCGTCCACTGAAGGTCTTATTGGCAGTGGTGGGAATGTTTCTCATCACACAGCTGCCATATAATGCTATTAAATTCTGGAGGGCCATCgatatagtatatatattgaTAACCAGTTGCCAGACCAGTAAAACCATAGACCTAATGATGCAGGTGACCAGTAGCATGGCCTTATTTCACTGTTGTCTCAATCCGCTACTCTATGCTTTCATGGGGACAACATTTAAGTCTTATGTTACTAAAACGGTGAAAAAGGTTGGCTCTTGGAGGAGAAGACAAGGAGCTCCGAGTGTTGAAGAGTATTCAATGTGTTCTGACAACCATGTAGAAGAAACAAACAGTTTTTCTATCTAAACCTCTTATCAAAGTTCGGCTAAATTCACACtgtgagcgcgatatcaggccgagagacttggcccgatatcgcccttgccaACATGTGTTTTTCACTCCAATGGGATGTGTTGTTGATTCACAAACACTTTGCATCACTTCTTCGAAATTTTGATCCTCAGGTGTGTCCTTCACGGGcgtcagaggatcacaagtgt
This genomic window from Eleutherodactylus coqui strain aEleCoq1 chromosome 12, aEleCoq1.hap1, whole genome shotgun sequence contains:
- the LOC136586484 gene encoding atypical chemokine receptor 4-like, whose translation is MTTAESYEDYNHTAFDYDSHEEVCMKHDIRRFASVFLPAFYSVAFVVGVAGNSLVVAIYAYYKKIKTKTDVYLLNLAVADLLLLFTLPFWAVDASIGWQFGKAMCKMTSALYTVNFSSGMQFLACISLDRYFAVLRVSTNQNFRRRCWAICLFVWITSVLLSIPDLQFGEVREHNGKNACLPTYPKDSVKEVTAFIQILETVCCFAIPFVIMLYCYSAIAKVLVKTPNIKRSRPLKVLLAVVGMFLITQLPYNAIKFWRAIDIVYILITSCQTSKTIDLMMQVTSSMALFHCCLNPLLYAFMGTTFKSYVTKTVKKVGSWRRRQGAPSVEEYSMCSDNHVEETNSFSI